In one window of Brachyhypopomus gauderio isolate BG-103 unplaced genomic scaffold, BGAUD_0.2 sc65, whole genome shotgun sequence DNA:
- the pex10 gene encoding peroxisome biogenesis factor 10, which produces MPLLQANQAQLIRCSQKDEYYQTSLRNHTNDVFQTVAGSKRWIQWRKEIELLSDLTYYILTTLSGYQTLGEEYVSVVQVDPTNRRIPSRTRRGVLILFHTFLPYLLDKLLVCVENELETEDQADQNAQREAALTWSPMSYVKAWIQRSVRMLSEQQKKSLKPVVFAAHQGVTILHRVHVALFYISGVFYHLAKRTTGISYLRVQGMAGDDKTIRTGYRLLGAVSLLQLVITLTLQCNNLRQRQRARHEWKQHRNLPTSPQVSRSLSSRAPRCILCLEERRHSTTTPCGHLFCWECITEWCNTKTECPLCREKFQPHRLVYLRSYN; this is translated from the exons ATGCCGCTTCTTCAAGCCAACCAAGCGCAGCTGATTCGCTGCTCTCAGAAGGATGAGTACTACCAAACCAGTCTGAGAAATCACACCAACGACGTTTTCCAAACTGTTGCTG GCTCCAAGCGATGGATTCAGTGGCGAAAAGAAATCGAGTTGTTATCAGACCTTACATACTATATACTAACAACTCTCTCAG GATATCAGACTTTAGGAGAGGAATATGTCAGCGTTGTCCAAGTTGACCCCACCAATCGTAGGATTCCGTCCCGAACACGGAGAGGCGTCCTGATCTTGTTCCACACCTTCTTACCTTACCTCCTGGACAAGCTTCTGGTCTGCGTTGAAAACGAGCTGGAAACAGAGGATCAGGCCGACCAGAATGCTCAGCGAGAAGCAGCATTAACCTGGAGCCCAATGTCTTACGTGAAGGCATGGATACAGAGATCTGTTAGAATGCTGAGTGAGCAACAGAAGAAGTCTCTAAAACCTGTGGTCTTCGCAGCGCACCAGGGAGTCACCATCTTACACAGGGTGCACGTGGCACTGTTCTATATTAGTGGTGTCTTTTATCACTTGGCCAAAAGGACCACAGGCATCAGCTAT CTCAGAGTGCAAGGAATGGCAGGGGATGATAAAACCATCCGTACCGGCTACCGGCTTTTAGGGGcagtctctctcctccagcTGGTTATCACTCTGACACTGCAGTGTAACAACCTGAGACAGAGACAGCGTGCCAGGCATGAGTGGAAACAGCATAGGAACCTTCCCACAAG CCCGCAGGTCTCCCGGTCCCTGTCCTCTAGAGCACCTCGTTGTATCCTGTGCTTGGAAGAGCGGAGACACTCCACCACAACCCCCTGTGGCCATCTCTTCTGTTGGGAATGTATCACAGAATGGTGTAACACAAAG ACAGAGTGTCCACTGTGTCGAGAGAAATTCCAGCCACATCGACTGGTTTATCTGAGAAGCTACAATTAG